One window from the genome of Engraulis encrasicolus isolate BLACKSEA-1 chromosome 16, IST_EnEncr_1.0, whole genome shotgun sequence encodes:
- the LOC134466142 gene encoding NACHT, LRR and PYD domains-containing protein 12-like, which produces MALHFLRTMDQKEIAEKLQKNEKDIVCRTELKKSLQNRYHSVFEGIQMQGGSTLLEKVYTEVYITEGESRKVNEEHEVRQIEMKYKISAGQETSIKCSDIFKPLPGQDKPIRRVITKGVAGIGKTVSVQKYILDWAEGKENQDIHFIFPLPFRELNLIREKQYSMMALLHHLFSEMKPLTFQSQEKRKVLFILDGLDECRPQLNFQKSHSVTDVTEMSSVDMLLTNLIKGHLFPAALVWITSRPAAANQIPPVCVDRVTEVQGFSDPQKEEYFRKRISDQNVAEGVISHLRSSRSLYIMCHIPVFCWIAATVLQQVIAEVEKVPKTLTEMYTYFLAFLNRQRILKFDHVYDEDPQWNQASLLALGRLAYEQLEKGNLIFYEKDLKECGVDVEEAAVRSGIFTQMFQEVSGVVLGKVYSFVHLSIQEYLAALYVFLMMRNERKDLVSIEQPQASNFCLERMFPPNMQESMIAMQKSAVDKAFQCEDGRFDLFLRFLLGLSLDSNQNRLHGLLQKQHIQTDNEDTIRYIKGRIREAPSSERVINLFHCLNELNDHSLVKEIQSFLIAGTLSEAQLSPGQWSALVFVLLTSEDKLDVFDLQQYGKSDEALIRLLPVLEESQTALLSNCSFGEEGFIALAAALRSNPSHMRELQLSENKAGDSGVKHLSSLLENPNCKLEKLDLSSCSFGEEGFRALASALRSNPSHMRELQLRLNKAGDSGVKHLSSLLEDPNCKLEKLHLCSCSFGEEGFIALSAALRSNPSHMRELQLSENKAGDSGVKLLSSLLEDPNCKLEKLDLSNCSFGEEGFRALASALRSNPSHMRELQLSLNKAGDSGVKHVSSLLEDPNCKLEKLHLSYCSFVEEGFRALASALRSNPSHMRELLLGWNEAGDSGVKHLCSLLEDPNCKLEKLHLSNCSFGEEGFRALASALRSNPSHMRELLMSWNEAGDSGVKHLSSLLEDPNCKLEKLHLNICSFGEEGFRALASALRSNPSHMRELLLGWNEAGDSGVKHLSSLLEDPNCKLEKLDLRSCSFTDEGFRCLAAALRSKPSALKELWLHGNHLGSSSWQLISELQRDPNCKHIGYKYL; this is translated from the exons ATGGCACTGCACTTCCTTAGGACCATGGACCAGAAGGAGATTGCTGAAAAACTGCAAAAAA ATGAAAAGGATATAGTTTGCCGCACTGAGTTGAAGAAGAGCCTTCAAAACAGGTACCACAGTGTGTTTGAAGGGATACAAATGCAGGGAGGTTCTACTCTGCTTGAAAAGGTCTACACAGAAGTCTATATTACAGAGGGAGAAAGTAGGAAAGTGAATGAGGAGCATGAAGTCAGGCAGATTGAGATGAAATACAAAATATCAGCTGGACAAGAGACATcaatcaaatgcagtgacatCTTCAAACCCTTACCTGGACAAGATAAACCGATCAGAAGAGTCATCacaaagggagtggctggcattggtAAAACTGTGTCAGTTCAGAAGTACATACTGGACTGGGCTGAGGGCAAAGAAAACCAGGACATCCACTTCATATTTCCACTACCATTTCGGGAGCTCAACCTCATCAGAGAGAAACAGTACTCTATGATGGCACTTCTCCACCACCTTTTCTCAGAAATGAAGCCGTTAACCTTTCAGAGCCAAGAGAAGCGCAAAGTGTTGTTCATCTTGGATGGACTGGATGAATGTCGACCTCAGCTGAACTTCCAGAAAAGTCATAGTGTGACTGATGTCACAGAGATGTCTTCAGTGGACATGCTCTTGACAAACCTGATCAAAGGTCATCTGTTTCCAGCTGCTTTAGTGTGGATCACctctcgaccagcagcagccaatcaaattccACCAGTGTGTGTTGATCGTGTTACAGAGGTACAAGGCTTTAGTGACCCAcagaaggaggagtacttcaggaagaggaTCAGTGATCAGAATGTTGCTGAAGGAGTAATCTCCCACCTCAGATCATCtaggagcctctacatcatgtgccacataccaGTGTTTTGCTGGATTGCTGCGACTGTTCTGCAGCAGGTCATCGCAGAAGTTGAAAAGGTTCCAAAGACGTTGACAGAGATGTATACATACTTCCTTGCCTTTTTAAACAGACAGCGGATCCTGAAGTTTGATCACGTGTATGATGAGGATCCTCAGTGGAACCAGGCCAGTCTACTTGCtcttggaagactagcctatgaACAACTGGAAAAAGGAAACCTGATCTTTTATGAAAAGGATCTGAAAGAATGTGGTGTTGATGTAGAGGAGGCAGCCGTTCGCTCTGGCATCTTCACCCAAATGTTTCAAGAAGTGTCAGGGGTGGTCCTGGGGAAAGTGTACAGCTTTGTGCATTTAAGTATTCAGGAGTATCTTGCAGCATTATATGTGTTCCTGATGAtgagaaatgaaagaaaagaccTTGTGTCAATAGAGCAACCACAAGCAAGTAATTTTTGTTTAGAAAGAATGTttcctccaaatatgcaggaaTCAATGATCGCTATGCAGAAGAGTGCTGTGGACAAAGCTTTCCAGTGTGAAGATGGACGCTTTGACCTTTTCCTTCGTTTCCTTCTTGGCCTCTCACTGGACTCCAACCAGAATAGACTACATGGCTTACTGCAGAAGCAACACATTCAGACTGACAATGAAGACACAATCAGGTACATTAAGGGACGGATTAGAGAAGCTCCTTCATCAGAAAGGGtgatcaacctcttccactgtCTGAATGAACTCAATGACCACTCGTTAGTGAAGGAGATACAGAGCTTCTTGATTGCAGGGACTCTCTCAGAAGCTCAACTTTCACCTGGCCAGTGGTCAGCACTAGTGTTTGTGTTGCTGACATCAGAGGACAAGCTGGATGTGTTCGACTTGCAGCAGTACGGCAAGTCTGATGAAGCCCTGATAAGACTGCTGCCTGTACTGGAGGAATCCCAAACCGCTCT CTTGTCTAACTGCAGTTTTGGAGAAGAAGGCTTCATAGCTCTTGCAGCAGCCCtgagatcaaacccctcacacatgagagagctGCAGCTGAGTGAGAATAAAGCAGGAGATTCAGGAGTGAaacatctttcttctcttctcgagAATCCCAACTGTAAACTGGAGAAACTAGA CTTGTCTAGCTGTAGTTTTGGAGAGGAAGGCTTCAgagctcttgcatcagcactgagatcaaacccctcacacatgagagagctGCAGCTGCGTCTGAATAAAGCAggagattcaggagtgaagcatctttcttctcttctggaggatcccaactgcaaactggagaaACTACA CTTGTGTAGCTGCAGTTTTGGAGAGGAAGGCTTCATAGCTCTTTCAGCAGCCCtgagatcaaacccctcacacatgagagagctGCAGCTGAGTGAGAATAAAGCAggagattcaggagtgaagcttctttcttctcttctggaggATCCCAACTGTAAACTGGAGAAACTAGA CTTGTCCAACTGTAGTTTTGGAGAAGAAGGCTTCAGAGCCCTTGCATCAGCACtgagatcaaacccctcacacatgagagagctGCAGCTGAGTCTGAATAAAGCAggagattcaggagtgaagcatgtttcttctcttctggaggatcccaactgcaaactggagaaACTACA CTTGTCTTACTGCAGTTTTGTAGAGGAAGGCTTCAgagctcttgcatcagcactgagatcaaacccctcacacatgagagagctGCTGCTGGGTTGGAATGAAGCAGGAGATTCAGGTGTGAAGCATCTTTGTTCTCTTCTGGAGGATCCCAACTGTAAACTGGAGAAACTACA CTTGTCTAACTGCAGTTTTGGAGAGGAAGGCTTCAgagctcttgcatcagcactgagatcaaacccctcacacatgagagagctGCTGATGAGTTGGAATGAAGCAggagattcaggagtgaagcatctttcttctcttctggaggATCCCAACTGTAAACTGGAGAAACTACA TTTGAATATCTGCAGTTTTGGAGAGGAAGGCTTCAgagctcttgcatcagcactgagatcaaacccctcacacatgagagagctGCTGCTGGGTTGGAATGAAGCAggagattcaggagtgaagcatctttcttctcttctggaggATCCCAACTGCAAACTAGAGAAACTAGA TCTGAGGTCCTGCAGTTTCACAGATGAAGGCTTCAGGTGTTTAGCAGCAGCACTGAGATCAAAGCCATCAGCCCTCAAAGAACTTTGGCTGCATGGGAATCACCTTGGAAGCTCATCATGGCAGCTGATCTCTGAACTACAACGTGATCCAAACTGTAAACATATAGGCTACAAATACCTGTAG